In Streptomyces chartreusis, the following proteins share a genomic window:
- a CDS encoding N-acetylmuramoyl-L-alanine amidase gives MELARPRPSRRRFLQGTALAAVPYALLPGPRSGTQVPAPDHHGAEWQPASTANYTTANRPRTHPVEQVIIHVTQTAFTKTLSVFQNPAKQVSAHYVVRSADGHIAQCVREADIAWHAGDWEHNTRSIGIEHEGWVDRPYYFTDALYEESAGLTAAICGKYGIPKDRRHIIGHYEVPGTDHTDPGPHWDWSRYIRLVNSA, from the coding sequence TTGGAACTCGCACGACCCCGCCCCAGCCGGCGCCGCTTCCTCCAGGGCACCGCCCTCGCCGCCGTCCCGTACGCCCTGCTGCCCGGCCCACGATCCGGTACGCAGGTTCCGGCACCCGACCATCACGGTGCCGAGTGGCAGCCGGCGAGCACCGCCAACTACACGACAGCCAACCGCCCCAGGACCCATCCCGTCGAGCAGGTGATCATCCACGTGACGCAGACCGCCTTCACCAAGACCCTGTCCGTCTTCCAGAACCCGGCCAAGCAGGTGTCCGCCCACTACGTGGTGCGCTCGGCCGACGGGCACATCGCACAGTGCGTCCGTGAGGCCGACATCGCCTGGCACGCGGGCGACTGGGAACACAACACACGCAGCATCGGCATAGAGCACGAGGGCTGGGTGGACCGGCCCTACTACTTCACCGACGCTCTCTACGAGGAGTCGGCCGGGCTCACGGCGGCGATCTGCGGCAAGTACGGAATCCCGAAGGACCGCCGGCACATCATCGGGCACTACGAGGTACCGGGCACGGACCACACCGATCCCGGGCCGCACTGGGACTGGTCGCGCTACATACGCCTGGTCAACTCGGCCTGA
- the xylB gene encoding xylulokinase, producing the protein MSAAEGPLVVGVDTSTQSTKALVVDASTGQVVASGQAAHTVSSGAGRESDPRQWWEALCEALHQCGDAAREAAAVSIGGQQHGLVTLDDRDEPVRPALLWNDVRSAPQARRLTEEMGGAKFWAERTGSVPAASFTVTKWAWLAENEPDAVRATKAVRLPHDYLTERLTGQGTTDRGDASGTGWWASGTESYDEEILAHVGLDPAMLPRVVRPGEVAGTVRDSHDLPFSKGTLVAPGTGDNAAAALGLGLRPGTPVLSLGTSGTVYAVAKRRPSDPTGTVAGFADAHGDWLPLACTLNCTLAVDRLAALLGLDREAVEPTTGLTLLPYLDGERTPNLPNASGILHGLRHDTTAGQLLQAAYDGAVHALLGALDLVLDEDADRSAPLLLIGGGARGTAWQQTVRRLSGRPVQVPEAKELVALGAAAQAAGLLTGEDPASVARRWNTTRGPVLDAVERDEATLARISGVLSDAAPLLERGTEAH; encoded by the coding sequence ATGTCAGCAGCCGAGGGTCCGCTCGTCGTCGGCGTGGACACGTCCACCCAGTCCACCAAGGCGCTGGTCGTCGACGCCTCGACCGGGCAGGTCGTCGCGAGCGGCCAGGCAGCGCACACCGTGTCCTCCGGGGCCGGCCGGGAGAGCGACCCGCGACAGTGGTGGGAGGCCCTGTGCGAGGCACTGCACCAGTGCGGCGACGCCGCGCGCGAGGCCGCCGCGGTGTCGATCGGCGGTCAGCAGCACGGCCTGGTCACGCTGGACGACCGGGACGAGCCGGTGCGCCCGGCGCTGCTCTGGAACGACGTGCGCTCGGCGCCGCAGGCCCGTCGGCTGACGGAGGAGATGGGCGGCGCGAAGTTCTGGGCCGAGCGCACGGGCTCGGTTCCGGCCGCCTCCTTCACCGTCACGAAGTGGGCCTGGCTCGCCGAGAACGAGCCGGACGCGGTGCGCGCCACCAAGGCCGTACGCCTCCCCCACGACTACCTCACCGAACGCCTCACCGGGCAGGGCACCACCGACCGCGGCGACGCCTCCGGTACGGGCTGGTGGGCGTCCGGGACCGAGTCGTACGACGAGGAGATCCTGGCGCACGTGGGGCTGGACCCGGCGATGCTGCCCCGTGTGGTCCGGCCCGGCGAGGTCGCGGGCACCGTGCGCGACAGCCACGACCTGCCGTTCTCCAAGGGCACCCTCGTCGCGCCCGGCACCGGTGACAACGCCGCCGCGGCGCTCGGCCTCGGCCTGCGTCCCGGCACGCCCGTGCTGAGCCTGGGCACGTCGGGCACGGTGTACGCCGTGGCGAAGCGGCGCCCCTCCGACCCGACCGGCACCGTGGCGGGCTTCGCCGACGCGCACGGCGACTGGCTGCCGCTGGCCTGCACCCTCAACTGCACGCTCGCCGTCGACCGGCTCGCGGCCCTGCTGGGCCTCGACCGCGAGGCCGTGGAACCCACCACCGGCCTCACGCTCCTGCCCTACCTGGACGGCGAACGCACACCGAACCTGCCGAACGCCTCCGGCATCCTGCACGGCCTGCGCCACGACACGACCGCCGGTCAGCTCCTCCAGGCCGCCTACGACGGTGCCGTGCACGCCCTGCTCGGCGCGCTCGACCTTGTCCTGGACGAGGACGCGGACCGCTCGGCCCCGCTGCTGCTGATCGGCGGCGGCGCCCGGGGCACGGCCTGGCAGCAGACCGTACGACGGCTGTCGGGGCGCCCGGTGCAGGTCCCCGAGGCGAAGGAACTGGTCGCGCTCGGAGCCGCCGCCCAGGCGGCCGGCCTGCTGACCGGCGAGGACCCGGCCTCGGTGGCCCGGCGCTGGAACACCACGCGCGGGCCGGTGCTCGACGCCGTGGAGCGGGACGAGGCGACGCTGGCCAGGATCAGCGGGGTACTCTCCGACGCGGCCCCGCTGCTGGAGCGGGGCACCGAGGCGCATTGA
- a CDS encoding GAF domain-containing protein, which yields MTDPWVALEPGADPAERVRTLRRAHETFTEVGTVPTPVRSVVADSWRRSARAGVGPDGTASVELADGDLGAYRAEHPLARVMPLFRELMGTFAADGEHLLAVCDEHGRLLWVEGHPTTRRKAGRMNFVPGARWAESAVGTNAPGTAVAVDRPVQVFAAEHFIRRVQPWTCAAAPVHDPRTGRVLGAVDITGGDGLAHPHSLGFVQAVARAAESHLALLAPQLPAADTPELSALGRDEATLLVGGRRVRLSRRHSEILVLLARHPEGLTGDELQCALYEDESVTPVTLRAELARLRRLLGPGLLGSRPYRLTVPVESDVSVVERRLETGAITGAAAAYAGPLLPGSQAPAVVRLRRLLADGLRTALIARRDPDLLADWAHAPWGEDDLDVWRALAVVRPTSAVRSRLAALESELTAPPARHGDRRAVTLAEAPARATYLQPRRP from the coding sequence TTGACCGATCCTTGGGTCGCTCTCGAACCGGGGGCCGATCCCGCCGAGCGCGTACGGACGTTGCGCCGTGCGCATGAGACGTTCACCGAGGTGGGCACCGTGCCGACGCCGGTGCGTTCCGTGGTGGCCGACTCGTGGCGGCGCTCCGCGCGGGCCGGTGTCGGTCCGGACGGGACGGCGTCCGTGGAGCTGGCGGACGGCGACCTCGGGGCGTATCGCGCGGAGCATCCGCTGGCGCGGGTGATGCCGCTGTTCCGGGAGCTGATGGGCACGTTCGCCGCCGACGGGGAGCATCTGCTCGCGGTGTGCGACGAGCACGGCAGGCTGCTGTGGGTCGAGGGCCATCCGACGACCCGGCGCAAGGCGGGGCGGATGAACTTCGTGCCGGGTGCCAGGTGGGCGGAGAGCGCGGTCGGGACGAACGCGCCGGGTACGGCGGTCGCCGTGGACCGGCCGGTGCAGGTCTTCGCCGCCGAGCACTTCATCCGCAGGGTGCAGCCCTGGACCTGCGCGGCGGCGCCGGTGCACGATCCGCGGACCGGCCGGGTGCTCGGGGCGGTGGACATCACCGGTGGTGACGGGCTGGCGCATCCGCACAGCCTGGGGTTCGTGCAGGCGGTGGCGCGTGCCGCGGAGTCGCATCTGGCGCTGCTCGCGCCGCAGCTGCCCGCCGCGGACACGCCCGAGCTGTCCGCGCTGGGCCGTGACGAGGCGACGCTGCTCGTCGGTGGGCGCAGGGTCAGGCTCAGTCGTCGGCACAGCGAGATCCTGGTGCTGCTGGCCCGTCATCCGGAGGGGCTGACGGGCGACGAGTTGCAGTGCGCGTTGTACGAGGACGAGTCGGTGACGCCCGTGACGCTGAGAGCCGAGTTGGCGCGTCTGCGTCGGCTGCTCGGTCCCGGTCTGCTCGGGTCGAGACCGTACCGGCTGACGGTGCCGGTGGAGTCGGATGTGTCGGTCGTGGAGCGACGGCTGGAGACGGGTGCGATCACGGGCGCGGCCGCCGCGTACGCGGGCCCGCTGCTGCCCGGTTCCCAGGCGCCGGCGGTGGTGCGGCTCAGGCGGCTACTGGCCGACGGTCTGCGTACGGCTCTGATCGCGCGCCGCGATCCGGATCTGCTGGCGGACTGGGCGCATGCGCCGTGGGGCGAGGACGACCTGGACGTATGGCGGGCGCTCGCCGTGGTGCGTCCGACGTCGGCGGTGCGGTCGAGGCTGGCCGCGCTGGAGTCGGAGCTCACAGCACCGCCCGCCCGGCACGGTGACCGC
- a CDS encoding ROK family transcriptional regulator, with protein MTAPLHEAHPTGAGRALPNTQQGMRRRNLASVMHTVSAEGPLSRAAVASRIGLTRAAVSTLVDELIRSGLLEELGPERPGRVGRPGSALAVSGHGPAGIGAEIGVDHLAVCAVDLRGEVRARAVRHGANRGRAAGPVIEELDALVRKVVAEAEPEGLWPAGLAVAVPGLVARDSRTVVRAPNLDWRDTDLAELLPTDFPLTVGNEADFGALAELWLGDGTPRDFLHVSAEIGIGAAVVVDGGLLRGTRGFAGELGHVPVEPYGPECPCGGRGCLEQYAGEEAVLRAAGLEPGEDRVGLLATRAAEGDEDVRRALRDAGTALGIALTGAVNLLDPESVVLGGALAGLAPWLLPSLEAELDRRTAGPACPVSVSRLGPEGPLLGAAHSVVRGVLDDPVAVAERA; from the coding sequence ATGACCGCACCGCTGCACGAGGCCCACCCGACCGGCGCCGGGCGCGCGCTGCCCAACACGCAGCAGGGCATGCGTCGCCGCAATCTGGCCAGCGTGATGCACACCGTCAGTGCCGAGGGTCCGCTCTCCCGCGCCGCCGTCGCCTCCCGTATCGGACTGACCCGTGCGGCGGTGTCCACCCTCGTCGACGAACTGATCCGCTCGGGACTGCTGGAGGAACTCGGTCCCGAGCGGCCCGGCCGGGTCGGCCGTCCCGGCTCGGCGCTCGCCGTCAGCGGGCACGGTCCGGCCGGCATCGGCGCGGAGATCGGCGTCGACCATCTCGCCGTGTGCGCGGTCGATCTGCGGGGCGAGGTGCGTGCCAGGGCCGTACGGCACGGCGCGAACCGGGGTCGGGCGGCCGGGCCTGTGATCGAGGAGCTCGATGCGCTCGTGCGCAAGGTCGTCGCCGAGGCCGAACCAGAAGGGCTGTGGCCCGCCGGACTGGCGGTCGCCGTGCCCGGCCTGGTGGCGCGCGACAGCCGCACGGTCGTCCGCGCCCCCAACCTCGACTGGCGCGACACGGACCTGGCCGAGTTGCTCCCTACGGACTTTCCGCTGACCGTGGGCAACGAGGCCGACTTCGGCGCGCTCGCCGAACTGTGGCTCGGCGACGGCACCCCGCGAGACTTCCTGCACGTGTCGGCGGAGATCGGCATCGGTGCGGCGGTCGTGGTGGACGGGGGGCTGCTGCGTGGAACGCGTGGTTTCGCGGGCGAGTTGGGCCATGTGCCCGTCGAGCCGTACGGGCCCGAGTGCCCGTGCGGGGGGCGCGGATGTCTGGAGCAGTACGCCGGTGAGGAGGCGGTGCTGCGTGCGGCCGGGCTGGAGCCCGGTGAGGACCGCGTCGGGCTGCTGGCGACGCGTGCCGCGGAGGGCGACGAGGACGTACGGCGGGCCTTGCGGGACGCGGGAACGGCGCTCGGAATCGCGCTGACCGGCGCGGTCAATCTGCTGGACCCCGAGAGCGTTGTGCTCGGCGGTGCGCTGGCCGGGCTCGCGCCCTGGTTGCTGCCTTCGCTGGAGGCCGAGTTGGACCGGCGGACCGCGGGGCCCGCGTGTCCGGTGTCCGTGTCCCGGCTGGGCCCCGAGGGTCCGTTGCTGGGGGCTGCGCATTCTGTGGTGCGAGGGGTGCTGGACGATCCGGTCGCGGTGGCGGAGCGGGCCTGA
- a CDS encoding APC family permease — MSGEKTEVGTTGLRRDAIGLREVLFQSITAMAPAAAVAASIPSGAAFAGGSLPLSVLIALVACLFTASCVAELARELPAAGSVSTYVAQGLHPAIGFLVGWGYVFVEALVPPLLLLQLGFTTAGTLHQEWSSYPADLWWPWALAGAAIIGVSGYLGVRASARFGTVLGVFEVLVLLVFAIWLIGKAGGDNTLPVFGTSHTAEGYAGVSGVFAGSVYTVLAFAGFEAAAPLAEETRDPRRTMHRAVLGSALAIGLFYVLTTYAMSVYYGPDRFQEFGASGAASWEGVARASFGLFWVLVFLAVVNSAIANANACATVSTRTAFALARIRVLPRFLAILHPKYRSPVAGIAVQTAVAVGAVLGLGFAYDPVTAFLLLATVIVTVVIGVYIVVNLACAGYFLRRRREALKPVRHLVLPLLGIIAFVPALLTAAGLPVFDFVSELSAPVSYAGSVVGAWMAIGVVVLLVLMRRHPGRIAETARVHLDDDPSPTGLPQNGAVQR; from the coding sequence ATGTCGGGGGAAAAGACGGAAGTCGGAACCACGGGATTGCGGCGCGACGCGATCGGGCTGCGCGAGGTCCTGTTCCAGAGCATCACGGCGATGGCGCCGGCCGCGGCGGTCGCGGCGTCCATTCCGTCGGGCGCGGCGTTCGCGGGCGGGAGCCTGCCTCTGTCGGTGCTGATCGCGCTGGTGGCATGTCTGTTCACGGCGTCGTGCGTCGCGGAGCTGGCGCGCGAGCTGCCGGCCGCGGGCTCGGTGTCCACCTACGTGGCACAAGGCCTGCATCCGGCGATCGGCTTTCTCGTGGGCTGGGGCTATGTGTTCGTCGAGGCTCTCGTCCCACCCCTTCTCCTACTGCAACTGGGCTTCACCACGGCCGGCACGCTGCACCAGGAATGGTCCTCGTATCCGGCGGACCTGTGGTGGCCCTGGGCGCTCGCTGGAGCCGCGATCATAGGTGTCTCCGGGTACTTGGGGGTGCGCGCCTCGGCCCGGTTCGGCACGGTCCTCGGCGTCTTCGAGGTGCTCGTCCTGCTGGTGTTCGCCATCTGGCTGATCGGCAAGGCGGGAGGGGACAACACGCTGCCGGTGTTCGGGACGTCGCACACCGCCGAGGGCTACGCGGGCGTCAGCGGAGTGTTCGCCGGGTCCGTCTACACGGTGCTCGCCTTCGCCGGATTCGAGGCCGCGGCACCACTGGCCGAGGAGACCCGGGACCCACGTCGCACGATGCACCGCGCGGTGCTCGGTTCGGCGCTCGCCATCGGACTGTTCTACGTGCTCACCACGTACGCCATGAGCGTGTACTACGGCCCTGATCGCTTCCAGGAGTTCGGCGCGTCCGGTGCCGCCTCGTGGGAAGGCGTGGCGCGGGCGTCGTTCGGACTGTTCTGGGTGCTGGTGTTCCTGGCCGTGGTCAACTCGGCCATCGCCAATGCCAATGCGTGCGCCACCGTCTCCACGCGGACCGCGTTCGCCCTGGCCCGCATCCGCGTGCTGCCCCGCTTCCTGGCGATCCTCCATCCGAAGTACCGCTCGCCCGTGGCCGGAATCGCCGTGCAGACCGCGGTGGCGGTCGGCGCCGTTCTGGGGCTGGGGTTCGCCTACGACCCGGTGACTGCGTTCCTGCTGCTGGCGACGGTGATCGTCACGGTCGTGATCGGCGTGTACATAGTGGTCAACCTCGCCTGTGCCGGCTACTTCCTGCGCCGCAGGCGCGAGGCGCTCAAGCCCGTGCGGCATCTGGTCCTGCCGCTTCTCGGCATCATCGCGTTCGTGCCGGCGCTGCTGACCGCGGCGGGCCTGCCCGTCTTCGACTTCGTCTCCGAGCTCAGCGCGCCCGTGTCGTACGCGGGGTCCGTGGTCGGAGCGTGGATGGCGATCGGGGTCGTGGTGCTGCTCGTGCTGATGCGGCGGCACCCCGGGCGAATAGCCGAGACCGCCCGTGTCCATCTCGACGACGACCCCTCCCCCACCGGCCTTCCCCAGAACGGAGCTGTGCAGCGATGA
- a CDS encoding acetamidase/formamidase family protein: MSDPRILTVRPEPGEYAWTFGGAPPVARIAPGTVLDLYTEDCFGGRVRSEKDLVSEVCEFPYLNPQTGPFHIEGAEPGDTVAVHFVSIEPARDWAASTTVPLFGALTSTHTTATLQPPLPETVWIWQLDRTRRTALFRAHDSDIEAELPMDPMHGTVGVAPANLEVRSALVPDAHGGNMDTPEMRAGVTCYLGVNVEGALLSLGDGHARQGEGETCGVAVECAMNTVVIVELLKGLATPWPRIESDTHIMSTGSARPLEDAFRISQLDLVQWLVRDYGFSELDAYQFATQAVESPLANVCDTNYTCVAKIRKQWLPGRETHRGVHERLRETAATLR, translated from the coding sequence ATGAGCGACCCGCGGATCCTGACCGTGCGACCCGAGCCCGGCGAGTACGCCTGGACGTTCGGCGGAGCACCGCCCGTGGCGCGCATCGCGCCCGGTACGGTCCTGGACCTGTACACGGAGGACTGCTTCGGCGGGCGGGTGCGCTCGGAGAAGGACCTGGTGTCCGAGGTATGCGAATTCCCCTACCTCAACCCGCAGACGGGACCCTTCCACATCGAGGGCGCCGAGCCGGGTGACACGGTCGCCGTGCACTTCGTCTCGATCGAGCCGGCCCGGGACTGGGCCGCGTCGACCACGGTCCCGCTGTTCGGCGCCCTCACCTCGACACACACCACGGCCACGCTCCAGCCGCCGCTGCCGGAGACCGTGTGGATCTGGCAGCTCGACCGGACCCGGCGTACGGCGTTGTTCCGGGCCCATGACAGTGACATCGAGGCCGAGCTGCCGATGGACCCGATGCACGGCACGGTCGGGGTGGCTCCCGCCAATCTGGAGGTGCGCTCCGCGCTGGTGCCCGACGCGCACGGCGGGAACATGGACACCCCGGAGATGCGGGCGGGTGTCACCTGCTATCTCGGGGTGAACGTCGAGGGCGCGCTGCTCAGCCTCGGCGACGGGCACGCCCGCCAGGGAGAGGGCGAGACCTGCGGGGTCGCGGTCGAGTGTGCGATGAACACGGTGGTGATCGTCGAGCTGCTCAAGGGGCTCGCCACACCCTGGCCGCGCATCGAGTCGGACACCCACATCATGTCGACCGGGTCGGCACGGCCGCTGGAGGACGCGTTCCGGATATCGCAGCTCGACCTGGTGCAGTGGCTGGTGCGCGACTACGGGTTCAGTGAGCTGGACGCGTACCAGTTCGCGACGCAGGCCGTCGAGTCACCGCTGGCCAACGTGTGCGACACCAACTACACGTGCGTGGCCAAGATCCGCAAGCAGTGGCTGCCAGGTCGTGAGACGCACCGCGGAGTACATGAGCGACTGCGGGAGACGGCGGCGACCCTGCGCTGA
- the xylA gene encoding xylose isomerase, with product MNYQPTPEDRFTFGLWTVGWQGRDPFGDATRRALDPVETVQRLAELGAHGVTFHDDDLIPFGSSDTEREAHIKRFREALDATGMTVPMATTNLFTHPVFKDGGFTANDRDVRRYALRKTIRNIDLAAELGAKTYVAWGGREGAESGGAKDVRAALDRMKEAFDLLGEYVTSQGYDLRFAIEPKPNEPRGDILLPTVGHALAFIERLERPELYGVNPEVGHEQMAGLNFPHGIAQALWADKLFHIDLNGQSGIKYDQDLRFGAGDLRAAFWLVDLLESAGYEGPRHFDFKPPRTEDLDGVWASAAGCMRNYLILKERAAAFRADPEVQEALTASRLNELVEPTAADGLKALLDDRTAFEEFDVEAAAARGMAFERLDQLAMDHLLGARG from the coding sequence ATGAACTACCAGCCCACCCCCGAGGACAGGTTCACCTTCGGCCTGTGGACCGTCGGCTGGCAGGGACGGGATCCCTTCGGTGACGCCACCCGCCGCGCCCTCGACCCGGTCGAGACGGTCCAGCGCCTGGCGGAGCTCGGCGCCCACGGCGTCACGTTCCACGACGACGACCTGATCCCCTTCGGGTCCTCCGACACCGAGCGCGAGGCGCACATCAAGCGCTTCCGTGAGGCGCTCGACGCGACCGGCATGACCGTGCCGATGGCCACCACCAACCTCTTCACGCACCCCGTCTTCAAGGACGGCGGCTTCACCGCCAACGACCGCGACGTCCGCCGCTACGCCCTGCGCAAGACCATCCGCAACATCGACCTCGCGGCCGAGCTGGGCGCCAAGACGTACGTCGCCTGGGGCGGCCGCGAGGGCGCGGAGTCCGGCGGCGCCAAGGACGTGCGCGCGGCTCTCGACCGCATGAAGGAGGCCTTCGACCTCCTCGGCGAGTACGTCACCTCCCAGGGCTACGACCTGCGCTTCGCCATCGAGCCCAAGCCGAACGAGCCGCGCGGCGACATCCTGCTGCCCACGGTCGGCCACGCGCTGGCGTTCATCGAGCGCTTGGAGCGCCCCGAGCTGTACGGCGTCAACCCCGAGGTCGGCCACGAGCAGATGGCCGGGCTCAACTTCCCGCACGGCATCGCGCAGGCGCTGTGGGCGGACAAGCTCTTCCACATCGACCTCAACGGCCAGTCCGGCATCAAGTACGACCAGGACCTGCGCTTCGGCGCCGGCGACCTGCGTGCCGCCTTCTGGCTGGTCGACCTCCTGGAGAGCGCCGGCTACGAAGGCCCGCGCCACTTCGACTTCAAGCCGCCGCGCACCGAGGACCTCGACGGCGTGTGGGCCTCGGCCGCGGGCTGCATGCGCAACTACCTCATCCTGAAGGAGCGTGCTGCCGCCTTCCGCGCGGACCCGGAGGTCCAGGAGGCACTGACCGCCTCGCGGCTGAACGAGCTGGTGGAGCCGACGGCGGCCGACGGCCTCAAGGCGCTCCTCGACGACCGCACCGCCTTCGAGGAGTTCGACGTCGAGGCCGCCGCCGCGCGCGGGATGGCCTTCGAGCGCCTCGACCAGCTGGCGATGGACCACCTGCTGGGCGCCCGAGGCTGA